From the genome of Peptoniphilus sp. ING2-D1G:
GCAATATACGCTCCCAAGGTTTACAGGTGGTTTTAAAGTAGCCCGTAAATCCTATGGCTACACCGCCCATACCCAAGATAGCCGTTGCTACTGATTTCAGTACCATTAATACAAATACACCTGTGGAATAACCTTCTACATTTACAAGTACAAGTATTGGGTTGTATACGAGCATGTAGGGAACTATATAGGCCGCAATACCCAAACGAGTAGCATTGAATCCCGTCTTCATCGGGTTACCGCCTGAGATACCTGCTCCTGCAAAGGCTGCAAGTGCTACCGGTGGAGTAATATCGGCTACTATACCGAAGTAGAATACGAACATGTGAGCTGCTATTGGAGGTACTCCCAAGCTGACCAATGCCGGGGCTGATATTGTAGCTTGAATGATATAGTTGGCTGTAGTCGGTACGCCCATGCCAAGTACTATTGAACTTAACATTGTAAATACCATTGTGAGCAACAAGCTTCCGCCTGCAAGCTTGACTAAACCGTCCGCCATTTTAAGGCCTAAACCTGTCATAGTTACTACTCCGACGATTACTCCTGCAGTACCGCAAGTTATCGCAACTGCTATGGCGCTTCTGGCACTTTCGTCAAGAGAGTCTATAAACATCTTTGCAAAATTAACAAAATTAAATTTCTTTTCTTCTTTGACTATGTTTATTATCCATATTACTATACATCCCAATATACCGTACATTGCCGCCTTCATCGCAGAGCTTCCGCCAATTAGCAAACCGAATATCAGAAGTACGGGTAAAAGCATGTACCAACCTGTTTTAAATAAAACCTTAGGATCTTTTCTTTTTTCTTTAGGAAGTCCTACAAGACCGTTTTTAAGTGCTTCAAAGTGAACGTTTAGGAATATTCCCGAGAAGTATAGTATTGCGGGTATTACCGCTGCCAGAGCTATAACTCCGTAAGGTTCACCGACGTATTCAGTCATTATAAAAGCTGCCGCACCCATGATGGGAGGCATTATTTGTCCACCTGTTGATGCCGTAGCTTCAACAGCACCGGCGAAGTTTTTGTCATAGCCGGTTTCTATCATCAACGGGATGGTTATGGATCCTGTAGATACTACGTTAGCAACTGAAGATCCACTTACAGTTCCTTGTGCTGCACTGGCAACAACCGCTGCCTTTGCAGGTCCTCCTACAGACCCTCCGACTGCTGCTGTGGCTAAGTTTGTCATCCAGTCGCCAACTCCACTTTTCTTTAAGAAAGTAGCGAATACCATAAATAAAAATATAAAGGTCGATGATACATATATGGGAGTTCCCAAAATACCTTCTGTTCCCAACCACAGTGTTGAAAATATTCTTATGGGAGAGAACTTAGCGTGAAATAGGAAAGTTCCCCTTGGAATATTATGACCGAAAAGTGCATAAAATAAAAATACCGTCGCTA
Proteins encoded in this window:
- a CDS encoding TRAP transporter (Tripartite ATP-independent periplasmic transporters (TRAP transporters) are a large family of solute transporters found in bacteria and archaea, but not in eukaryotes, that appear to be specific for the uptake of organic acids. They are unique in that they utilize a substrate binding protein (SBP) in combination with a secondary transporter; High confidence in function and specificity) encodes the protein MNNNKDKPIKDEIIENKDENIGYDKAEIDADKLMAEYDKESTYRRLVGLPGKLVYVIAVCWTVFQLYTGLFGTFPSTLQRAPHLASAMVLVYLLYPMSKKQVTLEETTHIPWYDYALAALSFAVGAYHIVFYDELLLRAGAFTQVDFIISIIAVILILEAARRVAGMVVVTVATVFLFYALFGHNIPRGTFLFHAKFSPIRIFSTLWLGTEGILGTPIYVSSTFIFLFMVFATFLKKSGVGDWMTNLATAAVGGSVGGPAKAAVVASAAQGTVSGSSVANVVSTGSITIPLMIETGYDKNFAGAVEATASTGGQIMPPIMGAAAFIMTEYVGEPYGVIALAAVIPAILYFSGIFLNVHFEALKNGLVGLPKEKRKDPKVLFKTGWYMLLPVLLIFGLLIGGSSAMKAAMYGILGCIVIWIINIVKEEKKFNFVNFAKMFIDSLDESARSAIAVAITCGTAGVIVGVVTMTGLGLKMADGLVKLAGGSLLLTMVFTMLSSIVLGMGVPTTANYIIQATISAPALVSLGVPPIAAHMFVFYFGIVADITPPVALAAFAGAGISGGNPMKTGFNATRLGIAAYIVPYMLVYNPILVLVNVEGYSTGVFVLMVLKSVATAILGMGGVAIGFTGYFKTTCKPWERILLIIGGLLSIDPGTVTDIIGIAILASIYMVQKNRVKKEAA